One region of Limnothrix sp. FACHB-406 genomic DNA includes:
- the bioF gene encoding 8-amino-7-oxononanoate synthase produces MPIPKTAPSPSSTESPYDWMAQALQTIHRAHWHRSPQILSGRPGAVVERDGRTLINFASNDYLGLAGDDRLMAAAIEAIQTNGTGSTGSRLITGQRALHRELEQAIAQLKQTEDAIVFSSGYLANLGTIAALVGPRDLILNDAYNHSSLLAGAKLSGATVVDYRHGDLQDLGDRLQSHRSHYRRCLILTDTVFSMDGDLAPLPEILDLAEAFSAMVLVDEAHGTGVFGATGAGCVEALGCSGRSLIQMGTLSKALGSLGGYVAGSATLVDFLRNRAASWIYTTGLSPADTAAALAAIRIVNQEPDRRAALWHNTRSLRQALQDWLATQSTELTQGDRAYRLLPSESPILCLQVPNPATVSQLGRSLTEAGLWVGAIRPPTVPTSRLRLTLMATHQPEHLAQLMAALRSAIPPGA; encoded by the coding sequence ATGCCCATTCCTAAGACCGCCCCCAGTCCTTCCTCAACCGAGTCCCCCTACGACTGGATGGCCCAGGCCCTCCAGACGATTCACCGGGCCCATTGGCATCGATCGCCCCAGATCCTGAGCGGCCGGCCGGGGGCCGTGGTGGAGCGCGACGGCCGCACCCTGATTAACTTCGCCAGTAATGACTACTTGGGGTTGGCGGGCGATGACCGGTTAATGGCCGCTGCGATCGAGGCGATTCAAACCAATGGAACCGGCAGCACTGGCTCACGGCTGATTACTGGCCAACGAGCGTTGCACCGAGAGCTAGAACAGGCGATCGCCCAACTAAAACAGACCGAAGACGCGATCGTCTTCAGTTCCGGGTATTTAGCCAATCTGGGCACGATCGCCGCCTTGGTGGGCCCGCGAGATTTGATTTTGAACGATGCCTATAACCATTCCAGTCTGCTAGCCGGAGCCAAACTCAGTGGAGCCACGGTGGTGGACTATCGGCATGGCGACTTGCAGGATTTGGGCGATCGGCTCCAAAGCCACCGTTCCCACTATCGCCGCTGCCTGATCCTCACGGACACGGTGTTTAGTATGGATGGGGACTTGGCTCCCCTGCCGGAAATTCTGGACTTGGCGGAGGCCTTTTCCGCCATGGTGTTGGTGGATGAGGCCCATGGGACGGGGGTTTTCGGGGCCACGGGGGCCGGCTGCGTGGAGGCCCTGGGGTGCAGCGGGCGATCGCTGATTCAGATGGGAACCCTCAGCAAGGCCCTGGGCAGCTTGGGGGGCTATGTGGCCGGCTCGGCCACCCTCGTCGATTTTTTGCGCAACCGCGCCGCCAGTTGGATTTACACCACGGGCCTGTCACCCGCCGACACGGCCGCCGCCCTGGCTGCCATTCGGATTGTGAACCAAGAACCCGATCGACGGGCCGCCCTTTGGCACAATACCCGATCGCTCCGTCAAGCCCTTCAGGATTGGTTAGCCACCCAGTCCACCGAACTCACCCAGGGCGATCGCGCCTATCGCCTACTGCCCAGCGAATCGCCTATTCTCTGTTTGCAAGTGCCCAACCCAGCCACCGTCAGCCAATTGGGGCGATCGCTCACGGAAGCCGGCCTGTGGGTCGGAGCCATTCGACCGCCCACCGTGCCCACCAGCCGCCTGCGCCTGACCCTGATGGCCACCCACCAGCCCGAACATTTAGCTCAACTCATGGCCGCCTTGCGATCGGCCATTCCCCCAGGAGCCTAA
- a CDS encoding adenylate/guanylate cyclase domain-containing protein, whose product MTFSIDPSAESLPDGAERPVLRPDWSVARSSLLIVDDRTDDRTLLHRLLAREGYHILLADNAHQAWQQLKHHTFDLILLDVYLPDRSGFALCEELKANPKTADIPIIFTGSSDGGSNGNLDKIQAFKVGGVDYLIKPFALEEVLVRVNTHLKIQRAAKLVAEQNQRLIAEVAEHEKTAAILQEQKQYLRIILDNIPQQIFWKNADLVFLGCNRSWAEASGLGDPESVIGKTDQDLIEDPAIAEQFRAQDRRVIETNQPISHQLLRKYRHAEGGQPIWLDCYRVPIRDEAGQVIGVLGVLDDITDRKLAADALQQAEENYRSIFENALEGIFQATWEGRFMSVNPTLARICGYGSPQEMMELITNVGQQLYVRSHRREEFLAYMAQYGEVSNFESEVYRKDGRRIWISETVRSVYDAGGKFLYFEGMVQEITERRKTELELRQQRQQSEQLLLNILPQKIAQRLKMQQTAMADRFESATVLFADIVGFTEWASQIQAAELVSCLNDIFSEFDRIAERYGVEKIKTIGDAYMAVGGVPSAHPNHAINTARMALEMQQAIGQFQRKNGQTFQLRIGLNTGPLVAGVIGIRKFIYDLWGDTVNIASRMESQGEAAKIQVTASTAALLGDQFVLEPRGPWQVRGRGEMLTYWLVGERPPVPDPDFAERAGEIADDPRMNHLNNFRDSNPGDFDPDRAAGSDHPADDRPVAGSQRGDFDPEVDPKDLNSIDHNGQTPTHPARSGAGHAVDRATDAHS is encoded by the coding sequence GTGACTTTCTCGATCGACCCGTCTGCCGAGAGTTTGCCCGACGGTGCAGAGAGACCCGTTCTGCGTCCTGATTGGTCGGTGGCCCGCTCCAGTCTGTTGATCGTGGACGATCGAACGGACGATCGCACTCTTTTGCATCGACTTCTAGCGCGTGAGGGCTATCACATCCTGCTGGCGGATAATGCCCATCAGGCTTGGCAGCAACTGAAGCACCATACCTTTGACCTCATCCTATTGGATGTGTATCTGCCCGATCGCAGTGGCTTTGCCCTTTGCGAGGAGCTGAAAGCCAACCCAAAAACTGCCGATATTCCGATTATTTTTACTGGCAGCTCTGATGGCGGCTCCAATGGCAACTTAGATAAAATTCAAGCCTTCAAGGTGGGTGGCGTTGACTATTTAATCAAGCCCTTTGCCCTTGAAGAAGTTTTGGTTCGAGTCAATACACACCTGAAAATTCAGCGAGCTGCCAAGCTGGTTGCCGAACAAAACCAGCGGCTAATAGCGGAAGTGGCGGAACATGAAAAAACCGCCGCTATTTTGCAAGAACAAAAGCAATATTTACGCATTATTTTAGACAATATTCCTCAGCAAATTTTTTGGAAAAATGCTGACTTAGTTTTCTTGGGTTGCAATCGAAGTTGGGCAGAAGCATCCGGTTTAGGGGATCCCGAAAGTGTGATTGGCAAAACCGATCAGGACTTAATTGAAGATCCAGCCATTGCCGAACAATTTCGGGCCCAAGATCGCCGCGTGATTGAAACTAATCAACCCATTTCCCATCAACTATTACGAAAATATCGTCACGCTGAAGGGGGTCAGCCCATCTGGCTAGATTGCTACCGTGTACCGATTCGCGACGAAGCGGGGCAAGTGATTGGGGTTTTAGGGGTTTTGGATGACATCACCGATCGCAAGTTGGCGGCCGATGCCCTGCAACAGGCGGAGGAAAACTATCGCAGTATTTTTGAAAATGCCCTAGAAGGGATCTTTCAAGCCACTTGGGAAGGGCGATTTATGAGTGTGAATCCAACCTTGGCCCGCATTTGTGGCTATGGATCGCCTCAGGAAATGATGGAATTAATCACCAATGTGGGTCAGCAGCTTTACGTGCGATCGCACCGGCGCGAAGAGTTTTTGGCTTACATGGCTCAATACGGAGAAGTATCCAATTTTGAGTCGGAAGTTTACCGGAAAGATGGCCGGCGAATTTGGATTTCTGAAACCGTTCGTAGTGTTTATGACGCTGGGGGCAAGTTTCTTTACTTTGAAGGCATGGTGCAAGAGATTACCGAACGTCGCAAAACAGAGCTGGAATTGCGACAACAACGGCAACAATCGGAGCAATTATTGCTGAATATTTTGCCCCAGAAAATTGCTCAGCGCCTGAAAATGCAACAGACGGCCATGGCCGATCGCTTCGAGTCGGCAACGGTGCTGTTTGCGGACATTGTGGGGTTTACGGAATGGGCTTCCCAAATTCAAGCGGCGGAGTTGGTGTCCTGTTTGAATGACATTTTTTCGGAGTTCGATCGCATTGCTGAACGCTATGGGGTTGAAAAAATCAAGACGATCGGGGATGCCTACATGGCCGTGGGGGGCGTGCCTTCGGCGCATCCTAACCATGCCATCAACACGGCGCGGATGGCGTTGGAAATGCAGCAGGCGATCGGGCAGTTTCAACGCAAAAATGGGCAAACCTTTCAGTTGCGAATTGGGCTGAATACGGGCCCCTTGGTGGCGGGGGTCATTGGCATTCGCAAGTTTATCTATGATCTCTGGGGCGACACGGTGAATATTGCCAGCCGGATGGAGTCCCAGGGGGAAGCAGCCAAAATTCAGGTGACGGCTTCCACGGCGGCCCTGTTGGGCGATCAGTTTGTTCTAGAGCCGCGTGGCCCCTGGCAAGTGCGAGGACGCGGGGAAATGCTCACCTACTGGCTGGTGGGCGAGCGACCGCCAGTGCCGGATCCCGATTTTGCCGAAAGAGCCGGTGAAATAGCTGATGACCCCAGGATGAATCATCTGAATAATTTTCGTGATTCTAATCCGGGTGACTTTGACCCTGATCGTGCGGCGGGGAGTGATCATCCAGCCGACGATCGGCCAGTGGCGGGCAGTCAGCGCGGGGACTTTGATCCGGAGGTTGATCCCAAGGATTTGAATTCGATCGATCATAATGGGCAGACCCCTACCCATCCGGCCCGCTCCGGGGCTGGCCATGCCGTCGATCGCGCCACCGATGCCCATTCCTAA